The Primulina eburnea isolate SZY01 chromosome 18, ASM2296580v1, whole genome shotgun sequence genome segment GTCAACTGGACTGAAATAACTTAGCACAAATGATCTCTTCAAGATCAAGTATTATAACAATAACCGTTTGTTCTTGTAAGCTCGAATTATATCCTTGAATGCTATGAATGTATATAATTAGAGTGAGCAAAGATTTTAGGAGAGTAACAGTATATCAATCGGATTGATTCAGATTCGGAGTTGAGATTCAGAGTGTTTTTTCTCAGCTGCTCTtatctgctatttataggctttgcctCCAATGGTAATATTAAATCCGATTAGAAACTTTCTATCCGTTGTTTGCCAcatcaacattcttctgacgatcgtacactgcaactttTCTGACATGCGGCTATCCCACTACTTGTTGCAGTCAGCTTTTGTGTAGTTGTTGGTTGAACGTCCTTttccttaactgatgacgtgtatggctgaaagatcagctgataGAATATACCTGACAAGCTTACAACTGATTGTAGTAaatgatcagttccaactgataaGTCAGTTGTCTGCGTAGTTTATTTTGCTAGTAGTAACTGATCAGTCTGTTGTCTTTGAGAAAAATGCGCAATAATATTCAGTATGGACAATCGATAGTTTGCATATTTTAGATCAGTTTCTATCAGTCTTCTTGATTAGTTAGTTCAATCTATTAAACGCTCATTTTTTCAAACTTCCGAAATTCAATTTTTAACAACCCATATTAGAAAATAGGTCCTtaatgtctcaaacatattgCAAAGTGatccttttatttttgaaaattgtcaaaTGGACCTCAAACCTTTTGAATTAATgcaatttagtccccaataattcGAATCATGTCCAATCTACCCtcaataatttcaaaaattgctAATTAGTCCCTTAAATTCCTAAATTGACATCATTCATTCCCTAAATTCTCAATCCTCCTCGGTTTAATCCTAGCATGCAGGCTTATTAATTCGAgcaataaaatgatataatatGCTTAGATAGCCCGAATACCTGTAATAAGCGTAGTGTCAGGCTCTGCTTGCTCAGCATGCATCATAATGTCAGGCTCTGCTTGCTCAGCATGCATCATATAGCCCTTCCAGTCACGGGCTGCTTCTGTCTCGAGCAATCAATAGCCTTATGCCCGTCTCCTCCGCATCTGAAGCACTCGTAGGTGCCTCACATGCACTTGCCAGAGTGTTGGCGATTGAATTCCTTGCAAAGCGATTGCATTCCTTGCAGAACTGTATCTCGTCAGTTTTTGGGACAGCTGCTCTCTGTGGATGTCCTTGTGGTTTCTGTTGTCCTTGCCGCCTCGATGGTACCGAAAACGGCTTCTTACTCTGCTGTTGTTGCTGTGGTGGGGGATTCTTCATTTGCATCTCCCATTCAATATCTTTCAGTGATTGCTCCACTCTGAAGGACATCGTAATAGCATCATTATAATTCACAGGGTCTCCCAACAGAACATCCCATGCACAGTAGGCCTAAGACCATCCAGATAGTGTCTTAGCTTCTCAGTAGCATCATTAGCGATTAGGTGCACAAAAAGACAACCCCTATCGAACTCTTGATAAATTCCACAACAGGCATGTCCCCCTGTCGGAGACTCATGAACTCTCGTTTCAGCCTGGACCTCACGTCAGTAGTGAAGTACTTCTCATAGAACATCCGCTTGAAGTCCTCCCATGTGAGGGTATTCAGATTCACCTCTCTCtcagctccttcccaccacagACATGCATCATCCTTCAAAAAATAAATGACGAATCGAACCCTGTTAGCATCCACCATGTTCATATAATGGAAGATCACCTCCAACGAcctaatccatccctcagcatGAATGTATCGGTAGTACCAGAAAAATCCTTCGGATCCATCCTCCAAAAATGCATGTAAATATCATCTGACAATCCCGAGCACCATTCCCAGCATGCTGCTCCAATAAACGAGCCATCCCCCCGAGAACCCCTGAAGCAGCATCCGGGGGTAGTTGAGGCATCTCCTCGCACCTCTCTTCCCACCTCTCATACTTAGTACTCATGGAAATAACACGTCTGGGAGGCATTACTGTACACGACGTCCAAACCACGTAACCAACatacatttaaatttaaaaatatgtctAGCCTCTTAATTCACATATCATAGAAGCATTTATAACTCAGCATATAaatcttaaagcagtaaaacTCACAGACTTGATATGTGACTTCTCGAGCTTCTCGGAGAGGCAGTAACACAACACTCTCGGGatccttggctctgataccaattgaaacgtTCCTTACTTTtaactttaaatttaaataaatactaggaattttttttaataaaaattttcttctaaCTTCAAAACATTTCAACATAAGAACCGATGATTTAAAAActcaaatgcataaaaatccataaattgtCAACCACAAAATCGTACGTCGATTTTTTTAAACTAATCCAAAactaaatttcaaaataaagcataaaatctttaaataaatacttctcaaaatctttactttaaaattttaaatcttaagCTAATGTGGAAAATAAAAGTCCATCGGGAGTGTATTGTCGGACCCGATCCACTCAATCGTTAGCACTTCCCTCAAAATCATCATTGCCTTCGACCATACAAACCTAGTAAGTCTAATGAATCAGCACGTTCTAACCAGACgtaacaaataatatatttacaTGCACATgtagatttaaaataaatcttttaataaaatatgctGGTGTAAAAATTCGTAATCATATGTCATATCATAAATCACTACATTGTATAGTTTTTCATCATCCTATATcatttttgggtgaagtttgatatttgaaagtaactatcatatatcatatcatcatgGTTGACTGATCTGTCTAGCTATACCAAGTATCTGGGCACGGGGCGTCAGCAACTGTCGTCACTGGGTCGTGGCCAaatatggaaatacgatcgtcgggctctctctggggccttttcccgtaAATGGGCTTCCTCTGTGACATTTTTCCTCACGATATCTCTATTATATATTTggtgtcacagtcaattcatatcctttaaaatatttttcctttccttttatttataaaatatcgtgtccttcaaaaatagcatttttcgGTAAAATCTTACAGCttttgcatatatcataaaaatatcatattttcatcataagcattttaaaaaatcatttagcatgtattatgattcCTCGGACACTGCCAGACCTTTCGAACTACCCGGGACGTAAAATGACCATTATACCCTTGGACCTTGAACTtctcaattttgaatttttcttacttttttCTTGACTCGAACCTATCCCATAGCATCATATATTCTTATTTTTGACTTCTAATATTTTCTTATACGTAAACCCGAGCCTTCCGATTTATTGACTTAATGGCTAAATAGTGAAACGTTTTAAACCTGAAATAATTCAAAACTCAATATTTTGTTCCCAAATTTTAATCATACTTCATCCCTAAAATACCCCCGTGAACCACGAACCAACCCCCGTGGAGCACGGTTCGAGCCCATTATTTCTCCCAAGCCATTTTCGAACCCTAACCCTCTTCCTAAGCCACGATTTCCCAATTACTCGAGCCACCCTCGTCCAGACCTTGACTAGACCCTAGCGTACCTTCCTGGATCACCCTGGACCCCTCTGCACCAGCCACTGGCCCCGCTCGTGCAGCCCGCAGCCTAGCGCACCGGCACGCACGAGGGCGCCTAGCATTTGCGGCCGCTCCTTCGAACCCACGGGGCCAGCCACTCTCCTACACTTCCTAGCCCCTGGATGCAGCCCTTGCAGGGTCATGACAGCGCCACCCCGAGTCCTTGCCCAACTGCGCCCCTAGACAATCCACTATGACCCAAGAAAACCCTAGGTTCATCCTCCCTTATCCATGCACAATTCCAACCCTCGTTTCGTACCTAAACAACTTCGTTCCCATTCCTTAAACATATTTTAATGGCAGCGTACCCTTTGGAATCCATAACATTACTTATATGATCTTAGAATCGTCACAACTTtgaaaaataaacatctaatcgttaaattattatatctaaataattttcatgctagaaaacataaatcatgcataatacgATTTGAATGGTGCAAAAATTAAGCGTAGaagtgtgcctttgcgtttagaACGCTCGAATAAGTCATGGATTAGGTTGAAAAGAGGAACGAACAGACAACGAACAAACTTGGATTCTTACTCTCGaagtttcgaaaattttgtgtgtgtggtgtgtgtaATTTTCGGCCAATAGGAATCTTAGGAGcctaggattttattttattatttattattttaggtgGTTTAAAAGTCTAGAGTTTACAGTTTTTAGGACTAGCTTTGAAAATAATTAGGCACATTAATCCTAGATAAATTAGGTCCAATAAGGATCgttaaaatatgaaataaaagTTTACGAAAAtcgttataaaaaataataactttAGGGTCCATAAAAGTCTTTTGTTTGATTAAAATCGGCTTCTCGGATAAAATAAGGTCCGACTCGTCAAATAACTTAGACCccaacatttttaaaaaaaaaatcatcttattttatttagccttaaaaatatttaatgaaaaatatttttgtaaggTCCAAGTGCAATAACGTAATTCAACTGCAAGCAAATCTaggaaaatgaaaaatgactaattaaatcatttaaactaaatgaattaattgtgataggcatgtttaaaatatggttttctactagaatgcataaaatagtgtttttaaaggttatttgaGACGCGATCAAGGAACGGAAATCGAGGGCCataaagagaaaatatttttattaaatgattaattttaatattttaaaatacgactCAGCGCGTAAAAACATCTCAAAAAAACCTTATTTTTGAAATtcccatataaaatatatttattaaatgattatttttaataatttaatatatggtatattttATATGGGAATTTCAAAAATAAGGTTTTTTTGAGATGTTTTTACGCGCTGAGTCGTATTTTAAACTGGTAATcgatttttgatgaaaatagGAACTTTTTGGGGAGTTGggtgatattttcaaaaattatccTAAATGAAATAATTTTCCTACATTCTAATGGGTCCAATGGGCCTATTATACCTAGGTTATTGGTCTTAGACTCCTACCCAATTGTTTATATCAAATTTGGATCTCATAAACCCTAATTTCTACACCATATCTCACGCCTACAAGCTCCAAAGACTCCTGTGGTTTTTCCATCAGCACACACagccacacacacacaaattttAAAGACCATTCACGTGAATTGAAGAGAAACTTCAGCAAGGTCTTCTCCCCCGTCTCTCCGCCAGGGGCGTCAAGGATTCTTTTTCATGTGTGAAACACGCAAAGGCATGCCTTAATCTTCCTCCACTCATCGATCATACCATATTATATGTATTtaacatgattgcattaaaaatatgatatacTTTCTTacattttcgtttttatggcataTAAATAGAAAACCATATGGTTTTTCTTGCACAAATCTTCATGTTAATGATGCAAAAAAAATGGGCTGCCACGGTAGGGACATTGAAAGGGACATATTTCAGTAGGTTTAAAGCCCCTAGGTGTCAGCTAAAGGCTGGAACAAGTGAGGATAAGGGCTGCACGTTTATTTGGTTTTAAAGAAGCTAGGGTTTCAGTTTTGGGGTTATGGAAGGGTGCAGTTGCTAGCTACTGTAGGGTCATGTCCAGGGGTTCTAAAGGGGTCTAGTCATGGTCCTAGATTGGCTAAGGGAAGGTTGGTGCAAAGGCTAGGGCTGTGGATGATAAGGGTGGTCGTGCGCATCTTGTAAGTGACGGGTTTGTGGTTGTACTTGCATGGCTAGGTAGGGCTGGTCCAATAGCTTGTTAAGGGATTGAGTATGGTCTTAGAAAGGCTGCATAGGGTCTCGTTGGGTCATTCAAGAGCTAGGGTCGAAGGGTTTGAAGATGGCTTAGGGCTAGGGTTTTCGTACAAGGGCAAGGAAAAATTTAGTAGGTTGTCTAGGCTTTTCAAAGGGTTCTAAATGGCTTGATTCGGGTTGCATATGATATGGTTAGGTGTTAATAAGCTATGGTTAAAatgtttggttaagttttgagttgatttgggttaaaaccgggacattggttcaagttttaaaaagaattgaaaaattAGTCGAAGAGcttaagtttacgtctaagaaatgtttatgggtgtattttaaggtgttatggCAAGTTTGAATGGATTTGGGTCGTCGTTTTAAGGTCCAAGGGTAAATTGGGAAAGCTATGGtttcaggggcaaaacggtcattttaaacctgaaaaatgttagacgtcctgaaaatgccctgaatgctgtaatgaatgttaaaatgtttattttaaaagattatgGGATTTTATTATGAAAAACGATAATGTAAAAAGatgtgttgcatgcttgatttaaaggaaaaatgatatatatgcatgaatttttataagtgacgAATATAATAAAAGGTTATAGGAAGTgacttgattgtgactaatacgaaaggaaatgatgatatgtaaggtcaATACTCAATTGACGGGTAAGAGTGTCGATGATGTCCCTTCCGCCTGATAccatggttatacgtagataaATCCATCGATCAAAAGCTGAAACGAAAGTAACAAGTAATGCTCTGAACTCAATAAAAGGGAAACATAtgcgtatatgatgaaaggaaaaaggaTATTATGAAAAGAAAgaagtttaaagtttatgcatgttcatgaaaagttattttattaaaagaatCTTTCGTTGTTTCTTtcaaatgtatatgtattacatgttatcatggttaaggtttgttgagtcaATATATTCACTATTTGTGGATGATACAGGTGAGCATGATTTTATTGATGATGGAAGACTTAATGATTGAACTAGCTGGGCTgatggtgcacataacccgaggacctttgcTAGTTTTCCCCATTAGTAtgattttaaagattttatgactattatgcttttgagtggttttttaGAGAATTTAAGATATTTACGCTACATTTGAAAAATGCTAACTTTAGGTTTGGTTTGACGATTTTACGTTTTGCACCGCGTTCTCATGGATATTCAAATAATATGttgattgatttattttaaatggtacaaaatatatttataagcaTAGTATAATTCGGCCGAAGCTTgaaagtattttaaaaaaaaattctagtatattttaaagtaaAACGAGTAGTAGATGTTTCAATTTTCATCTTCATCGTCCACGGTCTCTTTTTCTCGGTCTAATATCGAATATCTGGACAGAAAccttaattttatgaaatcatgcaatttaaacatttaatcatataaaatatatcatttaagaatttaaaatcagttaaataaaaaatttaaataatttgcaAGCATACGGTTTACGTGGACTTTTTTTTTTGGACGTTACATAACCTTGAAAAGAAAACACAAACTGCTTATTCTATGTCGCGATAAGTGCTACAACAAAGTTCTTCCAAAACCAATGTATTCATTTTGAGCTCGAGTTTTAAATCGACAGTGGTGAACACATATTCAATATTTCGTGCTTCATTCCTCATGAGAGGAAAGTGGAGTTCTAGGTAGAGAACCATCCACAGTATCGAAAGGAGTTCGATTGTATCGGAGTTAAAGAGATGTGGTCCCTCGTCAAACAAAATCTATTAAATATGTTCCATCATCAAGATGTCATCAGAAAAAAGAgagttttaatttgattaagtccttgtatgattgtaatattttattttctttcaatGAGTTTGCTTGATATTTGGGTATGGTTTCGTAGACATAGGTTTTTTGAACTACGTTGAAATCATAATGTCATAGtgttctttattttattgtaatAACCATTTATAAAGAACAAGTCAGTAATACCGTAAAATAACTcattttcataataaataaatgatagcatgttatatattgaaattaattttaatcaGTAGAAATGCAATGAGTACAAGTTGGTAAAAGaactaaataatataaattagtaGACTAAGACGGTAATTAATCAACAGCGagataagattaaaaaaaatgttattcCTATTTATGTTCACTCCTTCAACCCCAGCATGAGGTGCACACCTTTTTCAATATATAAAAACTGCAAAATCACAAGGCACCATAAGGCCAAAATATTCCATTTTCTCCGTCATTTCTCATCACGAGACACAAGTATTGAGTGAAATCTGATAGCTTTATATTTCAAACAAGAATGTTCGTTGGATATGCAACTCGGGTGTTTACAGTTGCATCAACTAGAAAATCTAGAGGTGgtaataacaaaataaaaataaaatctagaAGTTGTGTGCCAAGTGATTCATCGAGCCATTCTTGGTCATCGCCATGCGTCCCTTATCAGGCAGAAATAACATCCTCGTCCATACAGCTGAGCAGAGGCTGATAACCTGAAAATATTTCTAAAATTCCACATTTCCCATCACATTCCCTAGACTCACAGAGAATATGGAATGCTAAAAcgttattgctatattattttattgcaAACCTATAATCAAGATCCAACTGTAACCAGTAACCACAAGCAGCGCATCATTGAAACAGCAGTGGACTATATCTAAACCTACTCACTAAGATGGGATGACTTGCTATATTGGACAATTAGTCGGCTACAACAGacgattcatttgtaattaCTCTCGTATAATTGTAGAATTGTAAAAATGTCAGGGGTACAAACAAAAGCGCACAACTACTAGTTGGTCACATTTAAGGGAAAATATCGAAGTGTGTAATATGGTTCCATCTATCCTTCTCTCGACCTTCTTCCCCTCTTCTCCTGCTATGCTTTTCCTTCTAAATTCTTTTCTTCTCTCCATTTCTGTTCCATTCTTTAAAATATTCTGGCTTTAGAAGAGTGTGATTATGATCTGATATCGTGAATCCTACAATGGTGGCACAAGTTTGAATTATAACTGATGGAATAAAGTACCTTGAATGTGAGTTTCAGGCATCATATGCAGACTTGGGATCAGGTGCTGTGGTGATTGTTTCAAGTTTTTTGTTGTACTGTGAATGGTGTCTCGCATGACACTTTTGCAAGTGTAGCATCTAATTTCTCTCCAATTAAAGTGATCCATGCCTGAAATTCATCAAggatgagacataaaatgccatCAGTTCACAGATTGAAACTAaggaagaaaacaaaggcaAGTTGTATGAATCAAAGCAATAAATTCCTGGGAAAGAGATGCATTCAAATAtacaaaaaatttggaaggaaATATAGATTAAAATACTTAATGTGGCAATCAACAGAAATAGGCGTTTATTACAAGAAAGAAACCTGGTCTGATGTAGTGAATCCCCGGATTGTGTCACCTCCAACTACTGCAAGTCCTCTGTCTCCGAGAGGTTGCAAGATAACCGCCTAACAGCATAACAATTTTTCAAGACATTATTTCCGTAAAACTGGATCTTATACAGGAAAGAATATTGTGCTCATCCACGAACTAATGTAATGGATTACATAATAATGAAGTTAATATTGACTGTGCAAGCATTCTGAATAGACAACCTAGCGAACAGTAGGGAAAAAAACTTGGGGATGGTTTACAGAAGATGGGAGACTGGTCAAGGGAGAGGCAGGGTGGTCGGCCCCTTCATGCACAATATTTCAACAATATATAACATCCCATGTTAAAAATCCTGGCCCCCCTCTCTATGGTTTCTTGGATAAAACACACACAAGCATCGGTACAAAATTGATAGGGCACAGAAATGGGTTGTGCTTTACTGCTGAATAATCATTTTATAAAGGTTGATTATTTGCTAAAACCATATAAAGAGTTGATTATTTGTTAAGACCATATTAAAAGTTGATACTAAATAACACATATTTATTGACTTTATAGAAGGGCTGATGGGTTTCTACTTAAAAACATTGTCACCTGCGTGTTTGAAGGTAGAAACGGAAGCTCAGATTTCCCAGGATATAGAGATAAGTTGGCCAAGTAACTTTCTGAAATGTACAATAAATGTGTCATTTCAAAACTAAATCAACCAAAACCTGTAGAAAGCTAAGGTGTTTAAATGTAAAGATCTCACGTGTTCCAGATCTCACAGCAGCACTATAAAGTGATCCTTGCATCAATATCTCCGCATCTACAACTATGGCTTCACTTCCATTTGCGTAATTTCTTTCAGCAAACCCTATTTGCAAAATGAAGATGCCATCATATATGACAACTAATGACCTGCAGCATGTAACATCTGATAGAGAATCCCACGCCCTGATAATGATGTAAGAAGCTATCACATCAATCTTATTTTCTGAAAATGGCAAACAATAATTATTTCAGCTCTAAGGTAAACTTAACTGTTTATGATTAGATTCTATTTTACATCTATGAAAGATGAAATATATCATCTCTATGTCTTAATAGTAATCTAATTTTCAATGTTCCATAGGTTCTTAGTTAACTGAGGCAAACATATTTTCCTATCAAAGAATGTAAACATAAAGATGATAATTCTCACAATTTATGTacaattaaaaaatacaaatgTTTCATATAGCAATATAAGATGTAAACCATCAGAAAACTTTAGcaaaaatcaagaaaacaaaGTGTGATGACAGAGAATACGGCTTTTTGACGTATAAATTGTAAAGTTCAAAAGTATCAAACTGCTTATCAACTTCAAATTTTGGTTCTCCAAGAAAACCAAATATGTTAATATAGTTAATAGCCAAGAATCAGATCGGCAGCGCAAAACTTATGTACTCTATATCCAATCTAGTTCAGCAACAAAACATCACTTTGCTGGCATGTTTTTAATGAATTGATAGAGTAAAGTAGAAAACTATTAAgtacaattttaaaaataaataataataataatactaataataaaGTACTAACATCGTAAAAACAGAAGACGTAGTTTTTGAGGAAAAAATTTCCTTTGAAGAGCAAAATGATGGAATGATGTTTCAAAGAGGGCACGGAATGGTAAATAATGCTTGAAatacttttttgttttttttataaatcacaATATTTTCAAATCCAACCATCTTTAAAAGAAAAGATTCCAACGAGTTAAATGAAATCCCATCAAATTCAAATTCCATTTTGCCAAACTAATATACTGGTAATTTGTTCCAGATTTCCTCAAGTCCCACCAAATCCTAGGTTGCCAAACAAAGGATAAGTATTTTAACTGTttatcaactaaatatcaatTAAAGTGCTCTTAGGTTTCCAAACAGATAGATCACCAAGTATctggcaaaaattaatcaagCAAAACTTTCATTAAACATTTACTTAAAAAGGCTGAAAGTTGTTACAGAACATATCCTTGTGGAAGTTTACTAGTTGCTTAAAGATCAATACCAGAGTAACTCAGAAACAACAGAATCAGGAAGGTGATTCGACATTCTTCGGCACTCTACCCCATCAGGATTTACCTAAAATCGAAATATCATGACAGAAATGTGCTTCATTCATTCAAACTTAAAACTGAAAGACAAATCCTGATAAAAGTGTATAAACaacatcatgcataaaatgttTCCTTACCACAGCTATATATTTTGGACGAATTGAGAGCCATACGAGACCATTCAAAATACTGGTCACGGCCAAACCTAGTGCCAGAAGATCTGCTCTAGATTGCGAACTGCAAGATACAGAAAAAACGGCTACAAGCCATATCTACAACATTCATACTTAATCTGTAATAGATGATTCAGAGATGTAGGTGTCAAACTTTGTACTGTATGTCAAATTTTACATTACTGCAGGTACTCGAGAGGGAAATTCGCCACCATCTATTTCTTTACAACCTTGGTTCTTCCATATACCcatcttttttttaatattcattTTGCATATACTTGTTTCTGAAATTTAAGTTGAAAATATATCAGCATTTAGTAAAATCCCATGCACATTTTCCTGAGTACGATTGGAAATACCATGCTCATTCTATGATAAATTCTGACCATTAGAAACTGTCTTAAACCTCTGCAAACGTCATTAGTAAAAAGCATTTAATTTCCAAAAGAAAAgctgaaattttcaaattgaaGAACTTGTCATGTACTCCTTATCACTTGGTGGGAACTAAAACCTTTTAGGAGGCACTAGGCAGAAACTTAGGCAATAGCTGGGTGCATTATTTCAAAGTGTTTCCATTCTCCCAAAACAAAATCAAACATATACCtaaatacatttttttaaacattttcctgaaacatgcaTGCCATGCTGATATTAACATAAATTTTTCGGAAATATTTCATATAATATTTCTGGCGTGGCTGGACTTGCTCTCCCCAAATGATGACGGGTTCATGCCTTCAAAGTCTAACTTAATTGATTTACAAAAATATTCCCCAAGTACACCTAATTTTGGCCGCAAATCCTAGCTCTAATCCTATTCCCATTAACAAGTTTGTGAATCTCATCCTTGACCTCAACCATCAGGCTCAATCTTATTCATCTTAAAATATCACTAATCAAATCCCACAACTGCGCCAATTCCCAACAAAACTAAGAAGAAAAACACTTACTACCTTCCCACTACACTTCTTAGAAAGAAATAATAGCCGAAAGCTAAGTATACTTAATCTGATGAGTTAATGTACTACCTGCTGGCATCAGCAACAGGAGCAATGTCAGATACAGTTCGATTAAAAAGAACGGCCAATATAGATACGCCACCAACGTATATCGGCAAGCTCCGCACAAGGTCGTCGTTTTTTGACACCCAGTCGGCACCCATTCCCTCTTTGGCTTCGGCCTCTATACCCACCCTGCTGCTTTTTTACAAAAGAATTGcgataaaatttcaaaaatcattCTATTAGCtcaaatttggaaacaaataaaTAGCGGAAATGTACCTGTGGACTGAGGGAAGCCATGGTTGAGCGGCGGCGAGCTGTGAAAACGGCGTCGTAGTAGGTTCGCCGGAGTAACCGAACGGAAGAGAATCCCGCTTCCATTAGAGAGATTATATATACGCCACTTGTATTTCTTTGGCCGAATGGTTTATCTAGTCTGAGGTCGAGTTGGTTAAAAG includes the following:
- the LOC140819191 gene encoding LOW QUALITY PROTEIN: uncharacterized protein (The sequence of the model RefSeq protein was modified relative to this genomic sequence to represent the inferred CDS: inserted 2 bases in 2 codons; deleted 1 base in 1 codon); this encodes MRDISGHTASTKSATALPPPALFTDAQLDQLSKFFSTPTASLMASTGNPLNSISTPSKAPWIIDSGSTDHMTVAKINSICILLSLAVNLDWPLLQLDVKNAFLNGELEEEVYMDLPPGFNRSNNQVYVDDIVLTGDDKLEMQRIKNELAKEFDMKDLGNLRFFLGMEIARNRDSISVSQRKYTLDLLKDTGMLGSKPVDTPIDANLKLFINSDDKQKYKWRIYNLSNGSGILFRSVTPANLLRRRFHSSPRSTMASLSPQGGYRXPKPKREWXADWVSKNDDLVRSLPIYVGGVSILAVLFNRTVSDIAPVADASSSQSRADLLALGLAVTSILNGLVWLSIRPKYIAVVNPDGVECRRMSNHLPDSVVSELLWAWDSLSDVTCCRSLVVIYDGIFILQIGFAERNYANGSEAIVVDAEILMQGSLYSAAVRSGTQSYLANLSLYPGKSELPFLPSNTQAVILQPLGDRGLAVVGGDTIRGFTTSDQAWITLIGEKLDATLAKVSCETPFTVQQKT